A region of Streptomyces sp. NBC_00654 DNA encodes the following proteins:
- a CDS encoding DEAD/DEAH box helicase, translating to MTTTASHHLSPAFPGRAPWGTAGKLRAWQQGAMERYIQEQPRDFLAVATPGAGKTTFALTLASWLLHHHVVQQVTVVAPTEHLKKQWAEAAARIGIKLDPDYSAGPVSKDYHGVAVTYAGVGVRPMLHRNRCEQRKTLVILDEIHHAGDSKSWGEACQEAFDPATRRLALTGTPFRSDTNPIPFVAYEEGNDGIRRSSADYTYGYGNALADGVVRPVIFLSYSGNMRWRTKAGDEIAARLGEPMTRDAIGQAWRTALSPTGDWIPNVLSAADKRLTEVRKGIPDAGGLVIATDQESAREYAKILKRVTGEKATVVLSDEKAASKKIDQFTEDGSRWMVAVRMVSEGVDVPRLAVGVYATTISTPLFFAQAVGRFVRSRRRGETASVFVPTIPMLLDFANEMEVERDHVLDKPKKGSDEENPFSEEDKLLADAEKLEDEETEEQLPFEALESDAVFDRVLYDGAEFGMQAHPGSEEEQDYLGIPGLLEPDQVQLLLQKRQSRQIAHSRQRPAEEADLLEKPAEARPVVTHKQLLGLRKQLNTMVSAYTHQSGKPHGVIHTELRRVCGGPPSAEATAGQIQQRISKVQEWATRMT from the coding sequence GTGACTACTACCGCCTCCCACCACCTCTCACCCGCCTTTCCCGGCCGTGCCCCCTGGGGCACCGCCGGCAAGCTGCGAGCCTGGCAGCAGGGCGCCATGGAGAGGTACATCCAGGAGCAGCCGCGTGACTTCCTCGCCGTCGCGACACCCGGCGCAGGCAAGACCACCTTCGCGCTGACCCTCGCCTCATGGCTGCTGCACCACCATGTCGTCCAGCAGGTCACCGTCGTCGCACCGACCGAGCACCTCAAGAAGCAGTGGGCGGAGGCGGCCGCCCGGATAGGCATCAAGCTCGACCCCGACTACAGCGCCGGACCCGTCAGCAAGGACTACCACGGCGTCGCCGTCACCTACGCCGGTGTCGGCGTCCGTCCGATGCTGCACCGCAACCGCTGCGAGCAGCGCAAGACCCTCGTGATCCTCGACGAGATCCACCACGCCGGTGACTCGAAGTCCTGGGGCGAGGCCTGCCAGGAGGCGTTCGACCCGGCCACCCGGCGGCTCGCGCTGACCGGTACGCCGTTCCGGTCGGACACCAACCCGATCCCCTTCGTGGCGTACGAGGAGGGGAACGACGGCATCCGCCGGTCGTCCGCCGACTACACGTACGGATACGGGAACGCCCTCGCCGACGGTGTCGTCCGCCCGGTCATCTTCCTCAGCTACAGCGGCAACATGCGCTGGCGCACCAAGGCCGGTGACGAGATCGCGGCGCGGCTCGGCGAGCCGATGACCAGGGACGCCATCGGGCAGGCCTGGCGCACCGCGCTGTCGCCCACCGGCGACTGGATCCCGAACGTCCTCTCCGCCGCCGACAAGCGGCTCACCGAGGTGCGCAAGGGGATTCCGGACGCGGGCGGGCTGGTCATCGCGACCGACCAGGAGTCGGCGCGCGAGTACGCCAAGATCCTGAAGAGGGTCACCGGTGAGAAGGCGACCGTGGTCCTCTCCGACGAGAAGGCCGCGTCGAAGAAGATCGACCAGTTCACCGAGGACGGGTCGCGCTGGATGGTCGCGGTCCGCATGGTGTCCGAGGGCGTCGACGTGCCGCGCCTGGCGGTGGGGGTGTACGCCACCACCATCTCGACGCCGCTGTTCTTCGCGCAGGCCGTCGGGCGCTTCGTGCGCTCCCGCCGGCGCGGTGAGACGGCCTCCGTCTTCGTACCGACCATCCCGATGCTCCTCGACTTCGCCAACGAGATGGAGGTCGAGCGGGACCACGTCCTGGACAAGCCCAAGAAGGGCAGCGACGAGGAGAACCCGTTCTCGGAGGAGGACAAGCTCCTCGCCGACGCCGAGAAGCTGGAGGACGAGGAGACCGAGGAGCAGCTGCCCTTCGAGGCGCTGGAGTCCGACGCGGTCTTCGACCGGGTGCTGTACGACGGTGCCGAGTTCGGCATGCAGGCCCACCCCGGCAGTGAGGAGGAGCAGGACTACCTGGGCATCCCGGGGCTGCTCGAACCCGATCAGGTGCAGCTTCTCCTCCAGAAGCGGCAGAGCCGGCAGATCGCGCACAGCCGCCAGCGGCCGGCCGAGGAGGCCGATCTCCTGGAGAAGCCCGCCGAGGCCCGCCCGGTCGTCACGCACAAGCAGCTGCTGGGCCTGCGCAAGCAGCTCAACACGATGGTGTCGGCCTACACCCACCAGAGCGGCAAGCCGCACGGCGTGATCCACACCGAGCTGCGGCGGGTCTGCGGCGGGCCGCCGAGCGCGGAGGCCACCGCCGGGCAGATCCAGCAGCGGATCTCCAAGGTCCAGGAGTGGGCCACCCGCATGACGTGA
- a CDS encoding MFS transporter, whose protein sequence is MTALEPRDADVAPPVQHPISDPMPDRMPDRISDVTVGDPGEGILGRTYRALSIGIVSVVLLIAFEATAVGTAMPVAARELNGIPLYAFAFSAYFTTSLFAMVLSGQWADRRGPLGPLATGISAFAVGLLLSGAASSMWIFIAGRAVQGLGGGLVIVALYVVIGRAYPERIRPAIMAAFAASWVIPSVVGPLASGTVTEHLGWRWVFVGIPVLIVFPLALALPAIRRMAAGPADPDAPVAPYDRRRIRLALGISVGAALLQYAGQELNWFALLPAAVGVALLVPAVRGLLPAGTVRAARGLPAVVLLRGISAGSFIAAESFVPLMLVTQRGLTPTMAGLSLAVGGATWALGSYVQSRPRLEVHREKLMVTGMVLVAASIAVAPSVLIEAVPVWIVAVAWAFGCFGMGMVIASTSVLLLKLSAPAEAGSNSAALQISDGLSNVLLLAAGGAAFAALGGGAMGAAHGAVEAGASGSHPGAFAAVFLPMAGVALVGAWVAARVRVR, encoded by the coding sequence ATGACCGCCCTCGAACCCCGTGACGCCGACGTCGCGCCCCCCGTGCAGCACCCCATATCGGACCCGATGCCGGACCGTATGCCGGACCGGATATCCGACGTGACCGTCGGCGACCCGGGCGAAGGGATTCTCGGGCGGACCTACCGGGCGCTCAGCATCGGCATCGTCTCCGTCGTCCTCCTCATCGCGTTCGAGGCGACAGCCGTCGGTACCGCCATGCCGGTCGCCGCGCGGGAGCTGAACGGCATTCCGCTGTACGCGTTCGCGTTCTCCGCCTACTTCACCACCAGCCTGTTCGCCATGGTGCTCTCCGGGCAGTGGGCCGACCGGCGCGGGCCGCTCGGGCCGCTCGCCACCGGGATCAGCGCCTTCGCCGTCGGTCTGCTGCTCTCCGGTGCCGCGAGCAGCATGTGGATCTTCATCGCGGGACGGGCCGTCCAGGGCCTCGGCGGCGGGCTGGTGATCGTCGCCCTGTACGTGGTCATCGGGCGGGCCTACCCGGAGCGGATCCGGCCCGCGATCATGGCCGCGTTCGCGGCGAGCTGGGTGATCCCCTCCGTCGTCGGACCGCTCGCCTCCGGAACGGTGACCGAGCACCTCGGCTGGCGCTGGGTCTTCGTCGGCATCCCCGTGCTCATCGTCTTCCCGCTGGCCCTGGCCCTCCCCGCGATCCGGCGCATGGCCGCCGGGCCGGCGGACCCGGACGCGCCCGTCGCCCCGTACGACCGCCGTCGCATCCGGCTGGCGCTCGGTATCTCGGTGGGTGCGGCGCTGCTCCAGTACGCCGGGCAGGAGCTGAACTGGTTCGCCCTGCTGCCGGCCGCGGTGGGGGTCGCGCTGCTGGTCCCGGCCGTGCGCGGGCTGCTCCCGGCCGGTACGGTGCGGGCGGCGCGCGGGCTGCCCGCGGTGGTGCTACTGCGCGGGATCTCCGCCGGTTCGTTCATCGCCGCCGAGTCCTTCGTACCGCTGATGCTGGTGACCCAGCGCGGGCTGACCCCGACCATGGCCGGGCTCTCGCTCGCCGTCGGCGGTGCGACCTGGGCACTCGGTTCGTACGTGCAGTCCCGGCCGCGTCTTGAGGTGCACCGGGAGAAGCTCATGGTGACCGGCATGGTGCTCGTCGCCGCGTCGATCGCCGTCGCGCCCTCGGTGCTCATCGAGGCCGTGCCCGTCTGGATCGTCGCCGTCGCCTGGGCGTTCGGCTGCTTCGGCATGGGCATGGTGATCGCCTCGACGAGCGTGCTGCTGCTGAAGCTGTCGGCCCCCGCGGAGGCCGGGTCCAACTCCGCCGCGCTCCAGATCTCGGACGGCCTGTCGAACGTCCTGCTGCTGGCCGCCGGGGGCGCCGCCTTCGCCGCGCTCGGCGGCGGGGCGATGGGGGCGGCGCACGGGGCCGTGGAGGCGGGAGCGTCCGGCTCCCACCCGGGGGCGTTCGCCGCGGTCTTCCTGCCGATGGCGGGGGTGGCGCTGGTGGGGGCGTGGGTGGCGGCCCGGGTGCGGGTGAGGTGA
- a CDS encoding S16 family serine protease: MLSRLSRPRALALCALPVLALFGTAAFAPLPFTLAQPGTTANVLGKNDGKPVITITGAPTRTTEGQLRMTTIFATSPNADVGIGQVIDGWFRTDRAVMPRDSVYPTGGSEKEIEKHNLDDMKESQDVAVDAALNYLDRDLGSMRISVDLGDVGGPSAGLFLALGIIDKLDGDGSGGDLTGGRSIAGTGTISADGKVGAVGGVSLKTQAAHRDGATVFLVPEDECKQAEAERPDGLRLIPVTTLKGAVDSLRSLEQGGKVPSC, encoded by the coding sequence GTGCTCTCTCGTCTCTCGCGCCCCCGTGCCCTCGCCCTCTGCGCACTGCCCGTCCTCGCCCTGTTCGGCACGGCCGCCTTCGCGCCCCTGCCGTTCACCCTGGCGCAGCCCGGCACGACCGCGAACGTCCTCGGGAAGAACGACGGGAAGCCCGTGATCACGATCACCGGCGCACCCACCCGCACCACGGAGGGGCAGCTGCGGATGACGACGATCTTCGCGACCTCGCCGAACGCCGACGTCGGGATCGGGCAGGTGATCGACGGCTGGTTCCGGACGGACCGGGCCGTGATGCCCAGGGACTCCGTCTATCCGACCGGCGGTTCCGAGAAGGAGATCGAGAAGCACAACCTCGACGACATGAAGGAGTCGCAGGACGTCGCCGTCGACGCGGCCCTGAACTATCTCGACCGGGACCTCGGTTCGATGCGGATCAGCGTGGACCTCGGTGATGTGGGCGGCCCCAGTGCCGGGCTCTTCCTCGCCCTCGGCATCATCGACAAGCTGGACGGCGACGGCTCCGGCGGGGATCTGACCGGCGGCCGTTCCATCGCGGGTACGGGCACGATCAGCGCCGACGGCAAGGTCGGCGCCGTCGGCGGTGTATCGCTGAAGACCCAGGCCGCTCACCGCGACGGGGCGACGGTCTTCCTGGTCCCCGAGGACGAGTGCAAGCAGGCGGAGGCGGAACGGCCCGATGGGCTGCGGCTGATCCCCGTCACGACGCTGAAGGGCGCCGTGGACTCGCTGCGCTCCCTGGAGCAGGGCGGGAAGGTCCCGAGCTGCTGA
- a CDS encoding IclR family transcriptional regulator, translating to MTAETSQTLDRGLRVLKLLADTDHGLTVTELSNKLGVNRTVVYRLLATLEQHALVRRDLGGRARVGLGVLRLGRQVHPLVREAALPALRSLAEDIGATAHLTLVDGTDALAVAVVEPTWTDYHVAYRAGFRHPLDRGAAGRAILSARQKNLVGDPGYTLTHGELEAGASGAAAALVGVSGVEGSVGVVMLADAVPERVGPRVLDAAREVADALR from the coding sequence GTGACCGCGGAGACTTCCCAGACGCTCGACCGAGGACTGCGCGTCCTCAAGCTGCTCGCCGACACCGATCACGGTCTGACGGTCACCGAGTTGTCCAACAAACTCGGTGTCAACCGCACCGTCGTCTACCGTCTGCTCGCCACCCTGGAACAACACGCCCTGGTACGCCGTGACTTGGGCGGCCGTGCCCGGGTGGGCCTGGGTGTGCTGCGCCTCGGCCGACAGGTGCACCCGCTGGTCCGCGAGGCGGCGCTGCCCGCGCTGCGCTCCCTGGCCGAGGACATCGGGGCCACCGCCCACCTCACGCTCGTCGACGGCACCGACGCACTCGCGGTCGCGGTCGTCGAACCGACCTGGACCGACTACCACGTGGCCTACCGGGCCGGCTTCCGTCACCCCCTGGACAGGGGCGCCGCGGGCCGGGCCATACTCTCCGCCCGGCAGAAGAACCTGGTCGGCGACCCCGGCTACACCCTCACCCACGGCGAGCTCGAAGCCGGTGCCAGCGGGGCGGCCGCAGCCCTGGTCGGGGTGTCGGGCGTGGAGGGCAGCGTCGGTGTGGTGATGCTCGCCGACGCCGTACCGGAACGGGTGGGCCCCCGGGTGCTCGACGCGGCCCGGGAAGTGGCGGACGCGCTGCGCTGA